AGCGACCACCGCAACCGGCGATCAATCGCTGCGCTTTACCCTACTCGTCGCGATAAACCTTCTCGCGCTTCTCGTGGCGTTCCTGCGCTTCCACCGACAGCGTTGCGATCGGGCGGGCTTCAAGCCGCTTCAACGAGATCGGCTCGCCGGTCTCCTCGCAATAGCCGTAGGTGTTGTCCTCGATTCGCTGCAGCGCGGCGTCGATCTTGGAGATCAGCTTGCGCTGGCGGTCGCGGGCGCGCAGTTCGATCGCGCGATCGGTTTCGGAAGAGGCGCGATCAGCCAGATCGGGATGATTGACGTTCTCTTCCTGGAGGGTTTGCAGGGTGATCTTCGATTCCCTCAGGATCTCGTCCTTCCACGCCAGCAGCTTCGCGCGAAAGTAATCGCGCTGGCGGTCGTTCATGAAAGGCTCTTTTTCGGTAGGTCGATAGTTCTTCAACTTTTCCAAGGCCAGCCCATCTTCACGTGCAAGGCGGGACGGAAAAGAGTCCGTCCGCGCGGGCCTTATATAGCGGCGGGTTGTGACAGACAATATCGGCCATCCCCAGGAAGAGGCCGGCCCCAACGCCCTGCACAGGCAAAACTATCGGGGCGGCCAGCCTCTTTAATAGCCAACCGTGAAGCGCTGCCGGATATGGGCCGGACGCTCGATCTCGTCGGCGAGTGCAACTGCGAAGTCCTCGAAGGAAATCCAGCTTTTCCCGTCCTCCGCGGTCAAAAGCTGGTCCATTCCAAGGCGGAACTTGCCGGTCCGCTGGCCGGCCGTAAACAGGGCCGAGGGCGACAGGAAGGTCCAGTTCAGTTCCTTTTCCTGGCGCAGCAGGTCGAGGAAGGCCGCCCCCTTCTCGGCCTCGGCCTTGTATGCCACGGGAAAACCAGGGGTCGTCACCAGCCGGACGCCGGGCGCCACCTCGAGGCTGCCGGCGCCGCCAACCACGAGGTAGCGGCTGACTTTCGAAACCTTGGCGGCCCCGATCAGCCGGACCGGGTCGCTGTCGAGAAAGTGCACCGCACTGATCACGGCGTCGTGGCCGGCGAGCAGCCGGGCCAGGCCCGCCTGGTCCAGCACGTCGCCCGTGATGGCGGTGACGTTGGCGAGGCTTGCGATCTTGCCGGGGTTGCGGGCGATGGCGGTGACGGCGTGGCCGCGGCGGGCGAGTTCGGCGGTGATGCGCGAACCGGCGTTGCCGGATGCGCCGATGACGGCGATTTTCATGGGGAGTCTCCATTGGCGTGGTGGATGTGGTATCCAATGGTGACTAGATAGCGAAAAGGATGTAGGTGTTAAGAGAGCACTTTGGGGTCACCTGATTACGCCGGAGTAACCGCCGTGAAAGCTGCGAACATCAAAACCGCGAACGCCTATTCTGCGGACTGCCCGACGCGCCAGATTCTGGATCGTGTCGGCGACAAATGGGCCGTCCTCATCCTGCTTCTCGTGCGGCACGAACCAATGCGTTTCAATGCGTTACGTCGAACGATTGAAGGTATCTCGCAGAAGATGCTCTCACAGGTGTTGAAGTCGCTCGAGCGCGACGGGCTGATCAAACGCCGCGCCATCGCCACCGTGCCGGTCATGGTGGAGTATTCGATCACGCCGCTTGGGGCGACGCTCGCGAGCGCCGTCGATCCCTTGCGCGACTGGGCCGAAAGCAATCTGAAGGAGGTGCTGAACGCGCAGCGCCGTTACGACGCGCAGCGCAAGCCGATCGCGGCGTGAGCATAGCGTTTTCGAGCGAAGTGGATTCCGGTTCGCGTGAACAAAACGCGTCAAATAAGAAGTTTAGAACTGACCGGCCTTGGCCAGTTCGACTTCGACGCGGAGCTCGATTTCGGACAGCACGGAATCGAGGCCGAGATCGCCGGAGGAAGACTTCAGGTTGGCGGCGGCATCGCGCAGCCGGTTGACGGTCGAGGCATCGAGATTACCGGAGAGCAGTCCGAGCTTGAGATCGTCGAGCACATCGAGCGCGCCCCTGCCCCGCGCCACCGAACGCTTGCGGCGCTCGGTTGCGTCCTCGACGCCCTGCATCGCCAGCAGCGCATCGATGCTGCCGGCGGCCTTCGGTGCCGAGACAGCGCGCGGCTCGTCCGGCGTGGCCGGCGTCTCCGGCAGCGAAAAGCCGGTCGAGCTGGTTCGCCGCGTCTGGCTCGCGGGCGATCCAAGCGTGGTGCCGTTCGGTCCGTAGATGCGCATCGTGGTGATCTCGCCCGAGGGAATAGAGCGCAGCATTGCCCCGCCATGGTTAACGACACGTAAACGACCCGGCAAAATCTGCCGACGGCGGCAGTTTCGCCACCGCCCGGGCACCGCGCCGGCACCGACGCTCTCGAACAATTCCTATTGTTATCAATGCATTGCACGCATCATGCCGCGTGGCATCGATCTCGCATAGTTAATGGCGGATCACCGTCATGGGAGTGGCGTTGCGGTCCGGTTGAAGACCTCGAGGGGAGCACAGGATGCCCGGCATCCGTTCGGCAAGAGTAATCTGGGTGGCCTGCGCTGCGCTGCTGGCGCTGGCACTGACGGGCGTGTCCGCGGGCGCGACCTCGCGGATCAAGGACCTCGCCAATATCGAAGGCGTACGGCAGAACCAGTTGATCGGCTACGGCCTCGTCGTCGGCCTCAACGGCACCGGCGATACGCTGAACAACATTCCCTTCACCAAGCAATCGCTGCAGGCGATGCTTGAGCGCATGGGCGTCAACATCCGCGGCGCCACCATCCGCACCGGCAACGTCGCCGCCGTGATGGTCACCGGCAACCTGCCGGCGTTCGGCACCCAGGGAACGCGGATGGACGTCACCGTCTCCGCGCTCGGCGACGCCAAGAACCTGACCGGCGGCACGCTTCTGGTCACCCCCCTGCTCGGCGCCGACGGCAACGTCTATGCGGTGGCGCAGGGTTCGCTCGCGATCTCCGGATTCGCGGCCGAAGGCGCCGCCGCCAGCATCACCCGCGGCGTGCCGACCGTCGGCCGCATCGCCAATGGCGCCATCATCGAGCGTGAGATCGAATTCGCGCTCAATCGCCTGCCCAATGTGCGGCTGGCGCTGCGCAATGCCGACTTCACCACCGCCAAGCGCATTGCGGCTGCGGTCAACGACTTCCTCGGCGTCAAGACCGCCGAGCCGATCGATCCCTCCACCGTGCAGTTGTCGATCCCGGCCGAGTTCAAGGGCAACGTCGTCGCTTTCCTGACCGAGATCGAGCAGTTGCAGGTCGAACCAGACCTCGCCGCCAAGATCGTGATCGACGAACGCTCCGGCATCATCGTGATGGGCCGCGACGTCCGCGTCGCCACCGTTGCGGTGGCGCAAGGCAATCTCACCGTGACGATTTCGGAAAGCCCGCAGGTCAGCCAGCCCAATCCGCTATCACGCGGCCGGACGGTGGTGACGCCGCGCACCGGCGTCAGCGTCACCGAGGACGGCAAGAAATTCGCCGTCGTGAAAGACGGCGTCTCGCTGCAGCAGCTCGTCGACGGCCTCAACGGCCTCGGCATCGGGCCGCGCGACCTGATCGGCATCCTGCAGGCGATCAAGGCCGCCGGCGCGATCCAGGCCGACATCGAGGTGATGTGATGCAACAGAGCCTGATCAACAGCACCTCCGGGAGCATGCCCACCAAGGCGATGATGCCGCTGTTCAAGGGCCGTCCGGATCCGGCCTTCACCGAGGCGCTGGCGAAGGTGTCGCCGCAGGCGCAGGCCAAGGCGAAGGCCACCGCAACCGACTTCGAAGCGATGTTCCTGAACTCGATGTTCTCGCAGATGACCAC
The Bradyrhizobium sp. KBS0727 genome window above contains:
- a CDS encoding NAD(P)-dependent oxidoreductase, whose amino-acid sequence is MKIAVIGASGNAGSRITAELARRGHAVTAIARNPGKIASLANVTAITGDVLDQAGLARLLAGHDAVISAVHFLDSDPVRLIGAAKVSKVSRYLVVGGAGSLEVAPGVRLVTTPGFPVAYKAEAEKGAAFLDLLRQEKELNWTFLSPSALFTAGQRTGKFRLGMDQLLTAEDGKSWISFEDFAVALADEIERPAHIRQRFTVGY
- the dksA gene encoding RNA polymerase-binding protein DksA, with translation MNDRQRDYFRAKLLAWKDEILRESKITLQTLQEENVNHPDLADRASSETDRAIELRARDRQRKLISKIDAALQRIEDNTYGYCEETGEPISLKRLEARPIATLSVEAQERHEKREKVYRDE
- a CDS encoding flagellar basal body P-ring protein FlgI translates to MPGIRSARVIWVACAALLALALTGVSAGATSRIKDLANIEGVRQNQLIGYGLVVGLNGTGDTLNNIPFTKQSLQAMLERMGVNIRGATIRTGNVAAVMVTGNLPAFGTQGTRMDVTVSALGDAKNLTGGTLLVTPLLGADGNVYAVAQGSLAISGFAAEGAAASITRGVPTVGRIANGAIIEREIEFALNRLPNVRLALRNADFTTAKRIAAAVNDFLGVKTAEPIDPSTVQLSIPAEFKGNVVAFLTEIEQLQVEPDLAAKIVIDERSGIIVMGRDVRVATVAVAQGNLTVTISESPQVSQPNPLSRGRTVVTPRTGVSVTEDGKKFAVVKDGVSLQQLVDGLNGLGIGPRDLIGILQAIKAAGAIQADIEVM
- a CDS encoding helix-turn-helix domain-containing protein, whose translation is MKTANAYSADCPTRQILDRVGDKWAVLILLLVRHEPMRFNALRRTIEGISQKMLSQVLKSLERDGLIKRRAIATVPVMVEYSITPLGATLASAVDPLRDWAESNLKEVLNAQRRYDAQRKPIAA
- a CDS encoding flagellar assembly protein FliX, with amino-acid sequence MRIYGPNGTTLGSPASQTRRTSSTGFSLPETPATPDEPRAVSAPKAAGSIDALLAMQGVEDATERRKRSVARGRGALDVLDDLKLGLLSGNLDASTVNRLRDAAANLKSSSGDLGLDSVLSEIELRVEVELAKAGQF